One genomic segment of Candidatus Woesearchaeota archaeon includes these proteins:
- a CDS encoding winged helix-turn-helix transcriptional regulator: MKLNNNEKKLLGLIVNSPKISNTELSKHLKVTAQGIGKIKKNLINKGMINRYETILDYEKIGIRFFVFALVKIMPKAFRKYTEDIKKIFADPHIITLINIPQTSITNIILFGFRDVNEYDNYFKFLQSKLPGLIEIKESYVFSNDSFVKNTASGLFIKMIKEFGQKEVKSPSPPMIEQNK; encoded by the coding sequence ATGAAACTAAACAATAACGAAAAGAAATTATTGGGATTAATTGTTAATTCCCCGAAAATAAGCAATACTGAACTCTCTAAACATCTAAAGGTTACTGCCCAAGGCATAGGGAAGATAAAGAAGAACCTTATAAATAAAGGGATGATAAACAGATACGAAACCATATTAGACTATGAAAAGATAGGAATCAGATTTTTTGTTTTTGCTCTGGTAAAGATAATGCCCAAGGCATTCAGGAAATACACCGAAGACATTAAGAAGATCTTCGCAGACCCTCATATAATAACTCTCATAAATATTCCGCAAACTAGCATTACAAATATCATTCTATTTGGTTTTCGTGATGTTAATGAATATGACAATTACTTTAAGTTCCTGCAGTCCAAGCTTCCGGGATTGATAGAGATAAAGGAGTCTTATGTTTTCTCTAACGACAGTTTTGTCAAGAACACCGCTTCTGGTTTATTTATCAAGATGATAAAAGAGTTCGGCCAGAAAGAAGTGAAGTCTCCCTCCCCCCCGATGATAGAGCAGAATAAGTGA
- a CDS encoding phenylalanine--tRNA ligase subunit beta, giving the protein MPTVTLNRKTMEKLVGQKLTDAKLKDRVPYLGASIEALSKEEVQVEIEPNRPDLLSEQGFARALSSFIGINTGLRKYDVKKGPDKVIAEESVKKVRPYTSCAVVKGLKFNEEKIKEVIQIQEKLHVTYGRNRKKVAIGIYPFEKIKTPIRFIGMNPRKIEFRPLESSRKLNGLQILSQHPTGRNYGHLLEGAERFPIFIDANNKILSMPPIINSHDIGKISNDTKDVFIECSGFDYEVLAKCLNMIVTALADMGGEIYSMEIDLYGKKVVSPVLKPKEMKINLDYINKRLGLSLKEKDVKKLLARMGYGYVKGRALVPAYRADVLHQIDLVEDIAIAYGYENIDEEMSDVATVAEENKFEVFKRKTSEILAGLGLIECKTFTITNKEFQSDRMNCTIPLIELANALNQEYSVLAAWNIPLLMEALQNNKHHEYPQNVFSIGRVFKKDERQETKILEQERLACVLCSDDADYTRIKQVLDYLFRMIGKEYSMEAASHDSFIPGRAGRVLVGHKKVAYIGEINPVVLSNWELDMPAAAFELNLSELFID; this is encoded by the coding sequence ATGCCAACTGTAACATTGAACAGGAAAACAATGGAGAAATTAGTGGGCCAGAAGCTGACTGATGCAAAATTAAAGGACAGGGTGCCTTATCTGGGCGCAAGCATCGAAGCATTGAGTAAAGAGGAGGTGCAGGTGGAGATAGAGCCTAACAGGCCTGACCTGCTTTCTGAGCAGGGATTTGCCAGGGCATTAAGCTCATTTATTGGGATTAATACGGGCCTGAGAAAGTACGATGTTAAGAAAGGTCCCGATAAAGTAATAGCTGAAGAATCTGTTAAGAAGGTGAGGCCATATACATCATGTGCCGTCGTGAAAGGCCTTAAGTTTAACGAGGAAAAGATTAAGGAAGTTATACAGATACAGGAGAAACTGCATGTTACTTATGGAAGAAACAGGAAGAAAGTCGCCATAGGAATCTACCCATTCGAAAAGATCAAGACCCCGATAAGATTTATCGGCATGAACCCAAGGAAAATAGAGTTTAGGCCCCTTGAGTCTAGTCGTAAACTAAATGGCTTGCAGATACTTTCACAGCATCCAACAGGCAGGAATTACGGCCATCTTCTTGAAGGCGCGGAGAGGTTTCCTATTTTTATTGATGCAAACAACAAGATACTATCGATGCCCCCGATAATCAATTCCCATGATATAGGTAAGATAAGCAATGATACCAAAGATGTGTTTATCGAATGCTCTGGCTTTGATTATGAAGTGCTGGCTAAATGCCTTAATATGATAGTCACTGCATTAGCAGATATGGGTGGAGAGATATATTCCATGGAGATTGATCTCTACGGGAAAAAAGTTGTTAGCCCTGTTCTTAAGCCCAAGGAGATGAAAATAAATCTGGATTATATCAATAAGAGGCTTGGATTGAGCCTGAAAGAGAAGGATGTAAAAAAGCTGCTTGCAAGGATGGGGTATGGATATGTGAAAGGCAGGGCTTTAGTTCCTGCTTATCGTGCAGATGTTCTTCATCAGATTGATTTGGTTGAGGATATTGCTATAGCCTATGGATATGAGAATATTGATGAGGAAATGTCTGATGTAGCAACAGTGGCAGAAGAGAACAAGTTTGAGGTCTTCAAGAGGAAGACAAGCGAAATTTTAGCTGGTTTAGGCCTGATTGAATGCAAAACCTTTACTATCACAAACAAGGAATTCCAAAGCGACAGGATGAACTGCACTATACCATTAATTGAGCTGGCCAATGCTCTGAATCAGGAGTATAGTGTACTTGCTGCATGGAATATTCCCTTATTGATGGAGGCACTGCAGAATAATAAGCATCACGAATACCCGCAAAATGTTTTTTCTATAGGCAGAGTTTTTAAGAAAGATGAAAGGCAGGAGACCAAAATTTTAGAGCAGGAAAGGCTGGCTTGTGTACTTTGCTCTGATGATGCGGATTATACAAGAATCAAGCAAGTGCTTGATTACCTATTCAGGATGATCGGGAAAGAATACAGTATGGAAGCTGCTTCGCATGATAGTTTTATTCCAGGAAGGGCAGGAAGAGTTTTAGTTGGGCATAAGAAAGTTGCGTATATCGGCGAGATAAACCCTGTTGTGCTTTCTAATTGGGAGCTGGATATGCCTGCTGCTGCCTTTGAACTGAATTTAAGCGAGCTATTTATTGATTGA
- a CDS encoding lactate utilization protein, which produces MDKVIAALKSRNMNGYFVKDREEAREKALSLIDKDMQISFAGSVTLRETGLLDELRKGGYKLIDRDLAKPNLYMKHWVMKNYANKGIFLSGSNALTEDGKIVNMDGWGNRVNGINYGPEKVIIVAGRNKIVKDLDAAVQRIARVASPKNTKRLGKGTPCAEKGECVDCRSPDRICNILSVVQFQNIPDRIHVIIVNEELGY; this is translated from the coding sequence ATGGATAAAGTGATAGCTGCACTAAAATCAAGAAACATGAATGGCTATTTTGTTAAGGACAGGGAGGAAGCCAGAGAGAAAGCGCTTAGCTTGATAGATAAAGACATGCAGATAAGTTTTGCCGGCTCTGTTACTCTGAGGGAAACAGGGCTTCTAGATGAATTGAGAAAGGGGGGATATAAACTGATAGACAGAGACTTAGCAAAGCCCAACCTTTATATGAAGCATTGGGTCATGAAGAATTATGCCAATAAGGGGATATTTCTCTCGGGAAGCAATGCGCTTACAGAAGACGGGAAGATAGTAAATATGGATGGCTGGGGCAACAGAGTAAATGGAATAAATTACGGTCCGGAGAAAGTTATAATAGTTGCTGGAAGGAATAAGATTGTTAAGGATTTAGATGCTGCGGTGCAAAGAATAGCCAGAGTTGCCTCTCCCAAGAACACCAAGAGGCTTGGCAAAGGCACGCCCTGTGCAGAGAAAGGAGAATGCGTTGACTGCCGCAGCCCCGACAGGATATGCAATATCCTGTCTGTTGTTCAGTTCCAAAATATACCTGATAGAATACATGTCATAATAGTTAATGAGGAGCTAGGATATTAA